tttgtattaaattattgCATCGTGTAATGACAATATAATGCTTACAGTCGTAGTAGACAGTTAAGCAATGacttataaaattgtatatatagctATTTATCCAATATTGTTCATCTTCtgattttgtttttatgtTTGTTGTTATTccttaaaaaatagaaagaACATAAGAAATgctttcatttatatattacattatttttgtgtatCAACTTATTTATAGggaataaattattaccTATTTCATTTCGTATATTgctatcattttttttgacaaAAGCCCTTACATATTTAGATATAtcagaaataaaaaattttttcataattttttcaaactttaatttatttttttcatttttttttattgttttttttgataatccTTCGGAGTAATCATAATCTACCCTTTCTGTCCttacatatgtataattcaaattatGATATTCTGAAACATTTGAATTTTGacttaaataaatatcacAATTATCACgttcttttataaatgatttTTCTATACTCACTAATTCCCACACACATTGAGACATCTTTAAGAAAGttgtaattttattttttatttttataaacgaATTATGAATTCATGTCTATATGCATgtgcatatgcatataaaccCTGGCACGTTTctatattcaaatattcGGAATaagcatatgtatataaaacttATAATGATTCATTGCATTAATTATTGctgttaaaaatatatggaagtttttaaaatagaCTATGCTTAAAATGCggaaatttatataacattaactgtaaaaacatatgtaagcatacgaaaaaaaaataataaatattaaatattttaacaaataaactaataataaaatttactacgaacaaattttttaatacaaaataacaGGAAAAAAAAGGTTTTCAATTTGCATGTGTGCAtatgcaaaaatataaaatcgGAATGACCTTTTATACATactcaaaaaaaacataaaataaaaaaaataaagcatatttaataatccattgaaaaagtaaaagttgcctaaatttttaatagtcTATAATTCTTCGTAATTCTCAAAAAGTTTTTCATCATCTAAATTTATGGAAAGAAATTTCTCAATATCTATATTTGTGTTTgtctaaaaaaataaaattgtcaTAATTTAGTTGTAATaaggaatatataaatgatgaataaaaaaatgcacacacaaattaattgtattatatttgttagTTCAATTTAAAGTATCAAATTATTtctaaacatttttaagaggaaataaaaatataaaccatattaatttttcttatcTTTTTATACCATTCGACAAATCCAAGAAATAAGTTTTTCTTCAGTTTTCTCTCCGTTATACATTATAGGATTATTTTTGTCGGATTTTtcatacaaataaatggTTGGGTATCCCTCTAAAAAGGTCAAAAACAagtatatgtattaaaGCAAACCAATTGATGTGTATTATTTCgctttgttatatttttcattttataggATATGCTAGGCgaacaaaattttaaatgcatattttgACATACCAATGGgaacattatatatttcattgtTAGCTGCATCGATTTTACTAATTATaacatcatttttatagtcttcattttgatctatatatatttttaatcgTTTTCCTAGTCTTCTATAGATTGGATCAAGTTTATGGCAATGCCCACACCAAGGTGCATAATATAGAACGacaacatttttatcattattaaatatatgatcaTCGTAATTATCTGctactattattttcacataTCCATTATTATACTCGTCTGGTAAAATGCGTTcgctttttttataaaaatatttcttatccgttaaaaattcattaaTAAATTGATCAATGCTCtaaaggaaaaaattaacatatttgtatgtatgcataattATGACAAggcaaatataatttacgattttttcatcataaaTGAAGTGGCACATTTATTGAGAAGGTCATGCAAAAGGGGcacgaaaaaatatatgcatgcatTTGTTTACTTGCTTATtaattttctaattttggGGTGCATTACCTGTTCATTTATCTCGACCTCATCCGAGAGAGGCTTGTACTTGTAAGGAATTTGTACATCATCTTTAAATTGTATAATTCTCATAAGTGGTTTTTGTAAATCATCAATAAGGAGATCAGACAATAATCTCTTTTCATAAACTTCTACATTTCCAGAAACTGCAAAAGTAACTGCTTGATGTTTTTTTGCACACTTAATAATATcagttttatttaaatcgtTGATGTcattgtaaaatataaataatgtggTTGTGTCAGGTGAAAATAAAgctgaaaaataatactctGAAAAACGAATAACTAAAGGTTCGCTTTTTTCGTCTATCCATTTTGCTaatgcatttattttataatcttcactatattcattttcatataatatatctaatgaattattaaacaggtaaaaatatttgtcaaaaaaatcatttttatataaaactcCATATAtgtctttttctttaatctcaattatatttatactatcattttttgcaactaaaatgttttcaaaaaatgtaattaaattattgtctttaatataaaaacaaaatgtatTATCGATTAATTTACATATAGAAATCAATTCATTAATCCTATTATAATGcttttcatcttttattataaagaatatagttgatatattatattctttaagttctaaaaataaaacgagcttttctttattttttatttcatatatattttcatctaaATATTCTTGTAtccataataatatgctttgtacattatttaaaccACTATATCTatgtatttgttttttttttattaaaaataaagaaggaTAACTATATACATTAAATCTATGTATTAATTCATGGTTAATAacaacatttatttttgatatatttatatcagtGTCATACATTAATATGcttgatatattttctaaattttcaaGAAGTAAAATAGATCTTTGACACCAATGGGTATATACTACTAATATTGTCATCTGATCTTCATCCtctaaaattttattaaatgtgtccatatttatagacacaatttctttttttcccAAATTATACTGATtcgtataataaaaatttattaaaataaaaaacggtattaaaaagtttatgtacttcattttgttttgttaATTAATTTACTTTTACTGTCTTGAGGAAATAACAATTCATTTGTTATCCCAAAGAAAACAAATGCTACGAAAATAAGTATAGctatactttttataaCTTAATAACATTGTCTGCATTTGAAATTTGCAGTTTTCCTACTCTTTCTTCATATACACACGCAGTTAGCCGCAtactaaatatatacacataaatcagcatatatataatcaatagatatatataaatataataattaattttgcCCACGTATGCCTTTTTGATGCaacaaacaaataaaatatttaaaaaaaaacataatatttgTCATTATTCTTTTTGTGGTATAACTGTCATTTTGctaaaaatggaaagaagaatataaataaaaacgacgaaataaaaacgacgaaataaaaacgacgaaataaaaatggcgaaataaaaaggactaaataaatatttcctatggaaaaaatattttattttctttttttataataatgcaaaatttaatacacattaaaaaaataataatttttcacatATACACTATGATTTATACCGATTAAACTGAATGCagtgtaaaataaaatttatattgtgtttattttttatatattatatgcaaaaGAAATGGGAACAAAAATTGTATGCAAACTTTAATTAAgcaaaaatttaaatcaaAGCAAATGCTAAAATTAAAGATTATGTATGACAgacatttttgaaaaaatataaaatgacaATTCCACAAATGTAATAATCCTAATGTTAGACATTACCccaaaaaatagtattaacaagtaaaaataaacagcCATCACAAtctttgataatataaattgtcatatattttaatcgTTGGGTTTCAccaaaatgaaataataaaattttccatTAACTAAAAAGCTTTAAATCTATCTATTCGTTTGGTCATTCGGCAATTCGGTGATTTGTTTGCTtctcaattttttataataaactGTGTATGAAGCATGCAATGGTCAAAGACATTTCCTGCTACAAACACATTTCTATAACatttgcaaaaaatatatagatatacaATACATGCCAATGCATGCTATTGTATGCCAATTAATGAATACTATTAtaagttatatataattttctttttgatcgtttttttttcgggtttaaatttgaaaaaaggTCATAACATTTTCCAcacaaaattttcaaaatatttgttcGCATATTTATGGGCATAAGCGACACTCATGTGTATGtgtatattatgtatgcatattatacttagtaaaactttttaatataatttgaaattgtgaattttttttttttttttttttaaaaaatgaataagggaaaatgtttttttttgtgtttatgtttatttgcatataattttatatcgttaaaaaaggaaaaagtGAAGAGCGGCAATTAAATAATGCGACTTATTACTATTTCAATATGGCTATTCACAATcctttttacatataataaatgtttaaaagttaaaaatttatattatatcccAAGTAATAAAGagagtatattttttgaaaatggattaaagaaaagaaaGCAAAGCTATTCACCAAAACTGTTTTATacaatcaaaaaatatcacACCTCAAAAAATGGCACAAAACAAATCTTAGGAAGCAGCAAGGATAACGACAGTGATAACAGTTCGGACATAAATGAAGAATATAAAGTATTTCAAAGAACTAACTTCATAAAGAAATACCAAATAACAAAAGAAGAAATTGATACTTATATTGAacagataaaaaatagcaaAGCAAGTGGTTATGAACCTAAATTTCCAAAAGATGCATTTAGAACACCAGATGGATTAACAAATGTTATTTTagattataaatataaaaatgacaatttaaaaatacataattattattatttttttatgcaatttttaaaaaaactatcagaaaataatgataatctTAAGCAATCGAAAAATGACAACAGcctaataaatatacacgattttttatacttaaaaaaaaagggtTTTTTTGAAGGTGAATTATATACCTGGAAAAATTGGGTTATACTTAATAGAGGAGAATGGAAAGATGAAATAGGATATGATAATGATGAGAATGAAgattatgaaataaaaacaataagaCCAATTGTGGAAcccaaaatgaaaagaatgCCAATAGAATATTGGGGAAGCTTTAGAGCAATTGATTTTAATGTAAATCATTAtcctatatataaaaaattattcgattattttaataaaacaaatgtaAATGAAGGTGAAccatatgataaaattcaTCCGTTCCTTTTTTATCCCCGATTTAGTGTGGGTAGAGATAGAGGAGGTTTGAGTTATGGTGATGCAAATTATTTTGGAAACTATGgagatatttataaaaaaaatgaagaaagagaaaaaagaTTAAACAagttaaaagaaaataataatgaaaatacaaGTATAGATTTTGATTTAGGAGAAGatgataattatgaaaatgaaaaaattgagGATAAGGAAAGTGTAATAAATTCAAGTATACATAAAGAACATTTTATTGACAAATATGATTTTGGGCCTAATGATATTAAAGTTGAAGAAGCAACAGATGTATTAGTATATCCACAAAATGGAAGattatatcaaaaattttatataggTCCATTAAATATAACAGATGGTCATACATTTGGttcattaattaaatatgtatgtcAAAGCCAAATATATGGGTATGCTATAGTaggtataaaaatacataatatgaatgaagatacaaaaattgaaaatacaCAAGAAGATTTACTTGAAATTGCTTTAAATTTATCGGatgtttgtatatatagtaaagaaataaatatagaaacaaatattcgtttaatttttaaaggaCCTTTAATGCTAGTTGCTGGAATGATTCCATTACCATCTCATTTAAAAGTTGTAAATAAAgaacaatatatatgtacaataaaagaaaatggatatattgatatttctattaaaattgaataTGGTAAAGGGCATTGGATAACATATGAAAAGggtttatataaaagagAAATAGGATCAGATAATGAAtgtatgaaaaaaagaCCAATAAAAGAagttgtaaataataattatacacCTTTAACTGCTAGTTTTAGTGCTTGTAGAATGGTTCGAACTACTGTTCATAAAATTGCAACAAAGTATTGGTGTGAAGATAGATGTGAATTTACAGATCCTAAACAAATGCTAGTTGTTGAAATTTGGACAGATCCAAGAATGTTACCAAAAAATGTTCTATTATAtggtattaaaaatattaaaaagattttaaaaaaattcagaGAAATGATAATTAATGATACAGACTTTCCATGTGATGAAGAAGATcaagaaattaaaaaattatggcCTTACATTgatagatataaatatttacaaactaaacaaaaaatggaagGTGGTCCAcctataattaatattgatGATGAACTAAACAAAGCAAGTACTAACGTCAATACCGATCAAAACGGATTAAAAATAGacgataaaaatattcaaaatccGTTTACTCAAGCTCTTATGGATCCAGGAAATTTTCCAAAGCATTCAAACATAATGTTGCCATTGCAAGAAACTCCCCCTCCTTATATCGACACTTTGGATTGGCTTAAAACGGAAGTGAATAAGGATAAAAATTCGACCAAACGTGATGAAcgaaataaagaaaaaaatgacaaaTCAAAAACCAAACGGACATTTGACtatgataattatttggATGATCAGCTTTCCGATATATTAAGTGATAATCCACGCTCATCATGATTCGGAAATGTTTCCGTTTTGTTTTTTGCACACCCATACCATATTGGGTATGTTCATATATCattatagttttttttttacgcatttttttactgtttattttttattttttccttttcaatattttgtattaacCGCTATTTTGACAACTAAAtggttttaaaatattgacATACAAATTAAGAAGTTATTATGCTAAAATCGtgtttattaaatgaataggaacaaatatttacaaacgATGTTACAATAAAAGGTTacacataatttatatttctatgTTTAAAGAAATgtattaaaacatataaaaaatttatcataGATCTTGAAATAGTTTTTcccaaatatatttaaaacggTCCACTTTCGAAAGAACTAAATGAATatgtttttcatttattttataatctGTTGTTATAACCCAATATGCATCATCGCAGCATATTTTTCCACAtaactataaaaaagaaaaatgaaataaatttatataactatcaacataattattcatctatatgcattataattattcttATTAGCAAGGTTAACAACTTTTCAAAGGTTACACATTTTACGAAATTTCTTGCCTTACTTTATGAtctaataaaataacttTTTCCCCATTCTGCATTATTTCCAATTTTATAGAATCATTTTTGAactgaaataaaatatcttCTTGATTCGTTTCTTTAATTagaataaaattgtaatatatataatgtgtGCATTCAATATTGCTTATATGCAcagtaaatataatgaaaaacaGAAGAAAAACTTTTAAAACTACAAATAGTTGATCATAAGTATATA
This region of Plasmodium chabaudi chabaudi strain AS genome assembly, chromosome: 13 genomic DNA includes:
- a CDS encoding protein disulfide-isomerase, putative; the encoded protein is MKYINFLIPFFILINFYYTNQYNLGKKEIVSINMDTFNKILEDEDQMTILVVYTHWCQRSILLLENLENISSILMYDTDINISKINVVINHELIHRFNVYSYPSLFLIKKKQIHRYSGLNNVQSILLWIQEYLDENIYEIKNKEKLVLFLELKEYNISTIFFIIKDEKHYNRINELISICKLIDNTFCFYIKDNNLITFFENILVAKNDSINIIEIKEKDIYGVLYKNDFFDKYFYLFNNSLDILYENEYSEDYKINALAKWIDEKSEPLVIRFSEYYFSALFSPDTTTLFIFYNDINDLNKTDIIKCAKKHQAVTFAVSGNVEVYEKRLLSDLLIDDLQKPLMRIIQFKDDVQIPYKYKPLSDEVEINEQSIDQFINEFLTDKKYFYKKSERILPDEYNNGYVKIIVADNYDDHIFNNDKNVVVLYYAPWCGHCHKLDPIYRRLGKRLKIYIDQNEDYKNDVIISKIDAANNEIYNVPIEGYPTIYLYEKSDKNNPIMYNGEKTEEKLISWICRMTNTNIDIEKFLSINLDDEKLFENYEEL
- a CDS encoding DNA-directed RNA polymerase, alpha subunit, putative, producing MRLITISIWLFTILFTYNKCLKVKNLYYIPSNKESIFFENGLKKRKQSYSPKLFYTIKKYHTSKNGTKQILGSSKDNDSDNSSDINEEYKVFQRTNFIKKYQITKEEIDTYIEQIKNSKASGYEPKFPKDAFRTPDGLTNVILDYKYKNDNLKIHNYYYFFMQFLKKLSENNDNLKQSKNDNSLINIHDFLYLKKKGFFEGELYTWKNWVILNRGEWKDEIGYDNDENEDYEIKTIRPIVEPKMKRMPIEYWGSFRAIDFNVNHYPIYKKLFDYFNKTNVNEGEPYDKIHPFLFYPRFSVGRDRGGLSYGDANYFGNYGDIYKKNEEREKRLNKLKENNNENTSIDFDLGEDDNYENEKIEDKESVINSSIHKEHFIDKYDFGPNDIKVEEATDVLVYPQNGRLYQKFYIGPLNITDGHTFGSLIKYVCQSQIYGYAIVGIKIHNMNEDTKIENTQEDLLEIALNLSDVCIYSKEINIETNIRLIFKGPLMLVAGMIPLPSHLKVVNKEQYICTIKENGYIDISIKIEYGKGHWITYEKGLYKREIGSDNECMKKRPIKEVVNNNYTPLTASFSACRMVRTTVHKIATKYWCEDRCEFTDPKQMLVVEIWTDPRMLPKNVLLYGIKNIKKILKKFREMIINDTDFPCDEEDQEIKKLWPYIDRYKYLQTKQKMEGGPPIINIDDELNKASTNVNTDQNGLKIDDKNIQNPFTQALMDPGNFPKHSNIMLPLQETPPPYIDTLDWLKTEVNKDKNSTKRDERNKEKNDKSKTKRTFDYDNYLDDQLSDILSDNPRSS